One genomic segment of Aminivibrio sp. includes these proteins:
- a CDS encoding HNH endonuclease signature motif containing protein, whose amino-acid sequence MPKRRPPRTIWLELRKIVWIRCNGKCSHCGKELSLFRCHIDHIHSGKNGTNKIRNLRVLCPKCHTLRLDKRHRGLVGKGLRLGIIDENWRSKTWE is encoded by the coding sequence ATGCCGAAAAGACGTCCGCCTAGAACGATATGGCTGGAGCTACGGAAAATTGTATGGATTCGCTGCAACGGAAAATGCTCTCACTGCGGAAAGGAACTTTCCCTCTTTCGCTGCCATATCGATCATATTCACTCGGGGAAAAACGGAACAAACAAAATCCGCAACCTGAGAGTACTTTGCCCCAAATGCCATACCCTGCGCCTTGACAAACGGCATCGGGGGTTAGTCGGAAAAGGTCTCCGGCTTGGAATCATCGACGAGAACTGGAGATCGAAAACCTGGGAATAA